A region of Cellulophaga sp. RHA19 DNA encodes the following proteins:
- a CDS encoding anhydro-N-acetylmuramic acid kinase, with amino-acid sequence MQTYNVIGLMSGTSLDGLDLAYCQFLKKNETWEFKILNTKSVDYTTQFKAQLKNAINLAVPEFTELHNSYGSWLGEQVKLFGEEHKLEVQFIASHGHTTHHKPEKGFTLQIGSGQHIANACGITTIADFRTNDVALGGQGAPLVPIGDMHLFSEHDFCLNLGGISNVSFQQNNKRVAYDIGIANMLLNYVTNTINLAYDKNGALAKSGFVNTELLHKLNNLEYYKLPYPKSTGYEWFKKEIIPIIEKTKDATENILHTSVIHICDTISKDLLNASNKTNNSLLVTGGGALNGFLMNTLKSKLGVNFTIDTTSKTVIEFKEALIFAFMGVLRHLEKPNALASVTGAKKDSSCGVIYIPQ; translated from the coding sequence ATGCAAACATACAACGTAATAGGGCTAATGTCTGGGACCTCTTTAGACGGTTTAGATCTTGCTTATTGTCAGTTTTTAAAAAAAAACGAAACTTGGGAGTTTAAAATCCTAAACACAAAAAGTGTAGATTACACAACCCAATTTAAAGCACAATTAAAAAATGCTATAAATTTAGCTGTACCAGAGTTTACAGAGTTGCATAACTCCTACGGGAGTTGGTTAGGAGAACAAGTAAAACTATTTGGAGAAGAGCATAAATTAGAAGTTCAATTTATTGCTAGTCACGGGCATACTACACACCATAAACCAGAAAAAGGCTTCACCTTACAAATTGGTTCTGGACAACATATAGCTAATGCTTGCGGTATAACAACTATTGCTGATTTTAGAACCAATGATGTTGCTCTTGGTGGACAAGGTGCTCCTTTAGTTCCTATTGGTGATATGCATTTGTTTTCTGAACACGATTTTTGTCTAAATCTTGGTGGTATAAGTAATGTATCTTTTCAGCAAAATAACAAAAGAGTAGCTTATGATATTGGCATAGCTAATATGCTACTAAACTATGTAACTAATACTATTAACTTAGCGTACGATAAAAACGGAGCGCTAGCTAAGAGTGGTTTTGTAAATACTGAATTACTACATAAATTAAACAATTTAGAATATTATAAACTACCCTACCCTAAATCTACAGGCTATGAATGGTTTAAAAAAGAGATTATTCCAATTATAGAAAAGACTAAAGATGCTACAGAGAATATTTTACATACCTCTGTAATTCATATTTGTGATACTATTTCTAAAGACTTACTAAATGCTTCAAACAAAACAAATAACTCACTATTAGTTACTGGTGGCGGTGCTTTAAATGGGTTTTTAATGAATACTTTAAAAAGTAAATTAGGCGTTAACTTTACAATAGACACTACATCTAAAACTGTGATAGAATTTAAAGAAGCTTTAATTTTTGCATTTATGGGAGTGTTACGTCACTTAGAAAAACCTAATGCATTGGCATCGGTTACTGGTGCAAAAAAAGACTCTAGTTGTGGTGTAATTTATATTCCGCAGTAA
- a CDS encoding glycoside hydrolase family 3 protein: MHTYTKLRAYFNTIQIYFVFAVILLASCNNKPKEVTVAKEEKPKSLQVIKTYTEATEQLTNAEKIGQLFMPAAYINDTEEEIVKLEQLIKNQNIGALCFFKSRTSAAANYDGQNKNDTLSLSRLKSLIKRYQKAAKYPLLIAIDAEWGLAMRVDNTPQYPYAITLGAMQNKDSLIYEVGKNIAKDCKEAGIHWNLAPVVDINNNPNNPVIGYRSFGENKELVTKNAIAFVNGMQSQGIISCLKHFPGHGDTATDSHIGLPVINKSKEALLANELYPFQQLINNGVESVMIGHLAVPALTEEKNTPTTLSKKTIKGLLRGEMNFNNVVISDALNMKSVSKLYPVKGELEWIAFNAGNDVLCFAENPKEGVATILKNATKQQIEESFKRVWQLKEKAMNTVVSPSKNYYTAKSLNTFLATESLTVVKGNPNTIANFKSDGFIGIEITSNKENPFFNKIKEELKFVSHNTSKTTISKIKEAVKTEENVVIALYPPSIKPKNNFGISDNELELLTNLMANKNIILYVFGNPYVLTKIDTSNAKNIIVAYQDFPVFQENAAEHFLDKVNAKGKLSVTID, encoded by the coding sequence ATGCATACTTACACTAAATTAAGAGCTTACTTTAACACTATTCAAATTTATTTTGTTTTTGCAGTAATTTTACTTGCTAGTTGCAATAACAAACCTAAAGAAGTAACTGTTGCAAAAGAAGAAAAACCAAAAAGTTTACAAGTAATTAAGACATATACCGAAGCTACTGAACAGCTTACTAATGCAGAAAAAATTGGACAACTTTTTATGCCTGCTGCTTATATAAATGATACTGAAGAAGAAATTGTAAAACTAGAGCAACTTATAAAAAACCAGAATATTGGTGCGCTTTGCTTTTTTAAAAGTAGAACTAGCGCAGCTGCCAATTATGACGGACAAAATAAAAACGATACGCTTAGTTTAAGTAGGCTAAAATCTTTAATTAAAAGATATCAAAAAGCTGCAAAATATCCTCTCTTAATTGCTATTGATGCAGAATGGGGATTAGCAATGCGTGTAGATAATACTCCGCAATATCCTTACGCTATTACACTTGGTGCAATGCAGAATAAAGATTCTCTTATATATGAGGTTGGCAAAAACATTGCTAAGGATTGTAAAGAAGCAGGCATACATTGGAACTTGGCTCCGGTTGTAGATATAAACAACAACCCAAATAATCCTGTAATTGGTTATAGGTCTTTTGGAGAAAACAAAGAACTAGTAACTAAAAATGCCATTGCTTTTGTTAATGGTATGCAAAGTCAAGGAATAATTAGTTGTCTTAAACATTTTCCTGGTCACGGAGATACAGCTACAGACTCACATATTGGATTACCTGTAATAAATAAGTCCAAAGAAGCTTTGCTAGCAAATGAGTTATACCCTTTTCAGCAACTTATAAATAATGGAGTAGAAAGTGTTATGATAGGTCATTTAGCTGTACCTGCACTAACCGAAGAAAAAAATACGCCCACTACCCTATCAAAAAAAACAATAAAAGGACTTTTAAGAGGTGAAATGAATTTTAATAATGTTGTTATTTCTGATGCCTTAAATATGAAAAGTGTTTCTAAACTATACCCTGTTAAAGGAGAATTAGAATGGATTGCTTTTAATGCTGGAAATGATGTTTTATGTTTTGCTGAAAACCCTAAAGAAGGTGTTGCCACTATTTTAAAAAATGCTACAAAGCAACAAATTGAAGAAAGCTTTAAACGAGTTTGGCAACTTAAGGAAAAAGCAATGAACACTGTTGTTAGCCCGTCTAAAAACTACTATACTGCTAAAAGTTTAAATACCTTTTTAGCAACCGAAAGTTTAACTGTTGTTAAAGGTAATCCCAATACTATTGCTAATTTTAAGTCTGATGGTTTTATTGGTATTGAAATAACCAGTAATAAAGAAAATCCATTTTTTAATAAGATAAAAGAAGAATTAAAATTTGTTAGCCACAACACAAGTAAAACTACAATATCTAAAATAAAAGAAGCTGTAAAAACTGAAGAAAATGTGGTTATAGCTTTATATCCGCCAAGTATAAAACCAAAAAATAACTTTGGTATATCTGATAATGAATTAGAATTATTAACCAATTTAATGGCTAATAAAAATATAATATTATATGTATTTGGTAACCCTTATGTATTAACAAAAATAGACACTAGTAATGCTAAAAATATAATTGTAGCATACCAGGACTTTCCTGTTTTTCAGGAAAATGCAGCAGAACACTTTTTAGATAAGGTAAACGCTAAAGGAAAACTATCTGTTACAATAGATTAA
- the murQ gene encoding N-acetylmuramic acid 6-phosphate etherase: MLDYTKVTESSSNYTDLELMDTSTILTSMNNEDKKIADAVALCIPEISKLVDALAERFNKGGRLFYIGAGTSGRLGILDASEIPPTFGLPHTKVIGIIAGGDVAIRLPVENAEDNKEQAWKDLEAYDINQNDTVVGIAASGTTPYVIGGVTKAKENGLLTACITNNPGSPLTKAVEIAIAALVGPEFVTGSTRMKSGTSQKLVLNMISTALMIKIGRVKGNKMVNMQLSNDKLVDRGARYVVEELNIPYAEAEALLIKHGSVKKAVESYTK; encoded by the coding sequence ATGTTAGACTATACTAAAGTTACCGAAAGCTCATCAAACTATACAGATCTAGAATTAATGGACACTAGTACCATATTAACTAGTATGAATAATGAAGATAAAAAAATTGCAGATGCCGTTGCATTGTGTATTCCAGAGATATCTAAATTGGTTGATGCTTTAGCAGAACGATTTAATAAAGGAGGAAGGTTGTTTTATATTGGAGCAGGTACTAGTGGAAGATTAGGTATTTTAGATGCTTCTGAAATTCCGCCAACTTTTGGATTGCCACACACTAAAGTTATTGGTATAATAGCTGGTGGAGACGTAGCAATTAGGTTGCCGGTTGAAAATGCAGAAGACAATAAAGAACAAGCTTGGAAAGATTTAGAAGCTTATGATATTAACCAAAATGATACCGTTGTAGGTATTGCAGCATCTGGTACAACACCTTATGTAATAGGAGGGGTAACAAAGGCTAAGGAAAACGGATTGCTAACAGCTTGTATTACTAATAATCCAGGTTCGCCATTAACAAAAGCAGTAGAAATTGCAATTGCAGCTTTAGTAGGCCCTGAGTTTGTAACAGGTAGTACACGTATGAAAAGTGGAACATCACAAAAATTAGTGCTTAATATGATTTCTACAGCGCTAATGATAAAAATAGGTAGAGTTAAGGGAAATAAGATGGTTAATATGCAACTAAGTAATGATAAGTTGGTAGACCGTGGAGCACGTTATGTGGTAGAAGAATTAAATATTCCTTATGCAGAAGCAGAGGCTTTGCTAATTAAACACGGCTCTGTTAAAAAAGCAGTAGAATCTTATACTAAATAA